Within the Thermococcus sp. CX2 genome, the region GGAGTAGTTTAGGCGGTGATAGCAATGCGCCTCGACAAGCTCGTTTCCCTCATGGATAAGCAGGGTTTTAATGGAGCTTTGGTGAGCCCCGGCTCAAACCTCTACTACCTGACCGGCCTGCACATCCATGAGGCAGGAGAGAGGCTGACCGTTCTGGCAGTGAATTCCGATGGAGAATATCACCTCCTGGCTCCAAGCCTCTACGAGAACGTTATCGAGGACTTCCCAGTTACCTTCTGGCGTGATGGAGAGAATCCCTACGAGAAGCTGGGGGGAATTTTGGGGGAGCTTGACATAGCCTCAGGCAGGCTCCTTGTCGAGAACACTATGAGGGCCGACTGGCTGATAGGCATCGAGAAGCTCCTCAGGGACTACGACCTCCATCCGCTCAGCAGTCTAATGCGCGAGTTGAGGATGAGGAAGGACAGAGAAGAGATAAGGCTCATGGAGAAGGCGGCCCAAGTCGTTGATGATGTCTTCGAGGAAATCCTCGCCATGGACTTAATCGGTATGAGCGAGAGAGAGCTCGCTTTGAAAATCGAGCTGATGATAAGGGAGCGCTCCGACGGAATCTCCTTCGAGCCGATAGTGGCATCAGGAGAGAATGGGGCTAATCCACACCACGCACCCAGCGAAAGGAAGCTGAAGAAGGGAGACCTCGTTATCCTCGACTACGGGGCCAGATGGAAGGGCTACTGCTCTGACATAACGAGAACCATCGCGTTAGGAAAGCCGGACGAAAAGCTTCTAGAGATTTACGAGGTCGTCAAGAACGCCCAGGAGAGCGCCTTCCAGACCGTCCGCGAGGGGATAACGGCCAGGGAAGTCGACCGGGCCGCGAGAGAATACATAGCGAAGGCAGGCTACGGCAAATACTTCACCCACAGAACCGGCCACGGCCTGGGCTTAGACGTCCACGAGGAGCCATACATAGGGCCGGATGGAGAGGTAGTCCTGGAAAACGGCATGATCTTCACGATAGAGCCAGGAATATACCTCCCGGGCCTCGGGGGAGTCAGGATAGAGGACGATGTGGTTGTTGAAAACGGAAGGGGGGAGAGGCTAACCAAAGCTGAAAGGGATCTTGTTCAGCTGTGACAACTAACGAAGAGGCTTATTGATCCCCCTCAAGCTCCTCCTCTATCCTCTTTATCTCCTCGTCGAGGATGTTCCTTATCTTCTTGAGCAGATCAAGGTATTCCATGACGGTTTCCCTCTTCATCTTCCTCTCGTGCCCAGCCGCTTCAAGCTTCTTCTTGAGCCTCTCATGATAGTCAACGGCCGTGTAGAGGGTTCTCAAAGCCAGGTCGTTCGAGGTCTTGAGGTACTCCCATCCCCTCTCTGTGAGGCGGTACTTCACGCGCCTAACCTTTCCTCGGTACTCCTCCTTAGGTTCGAGGAGGCCCTCCTCGACCATCTTATTCAAAAGCGTGTAGAGATTGCTGTGGCTCGGCTTCCAGAGGCCGACGGTGAACTTTTCGAGCTCCTTCAAGAGTTCATAGCCATGAGTTTCCCCCTTTAAGCCGACAATAACAAGAATTATATTCTTCAGGGGGACAGTAAACAGCCCCTTGATTATGCGCTTCTCTACATTATCGGTCGTTTCTACCACCCCCTTATCATAAATTTGTTCAAAAGGCTTATAAAATATATCCCTCAAAGACATGTCGAACTTAGACATGTTTGAAAACTTCATATTGAAGAGTGACATAGACGGTGATGGCTATGGCCTGGAACGAGTGGATAGTGAAGCACGCGAAGCTGGTAGTCGCGCTCTGGATAGTCATCATAATCCTCGCGGCGCCACTAGCGGCGAAGCTGACGGACGTGACCAACTACAGCACCGACCAGTTCCTGCCGAACGACGTTGAGTCGGTCAAGGTTCAGGATATGCTGTCCCAGGACTTTCCAAGTTTCTCCCAGAGCGATAACCAGACCTACATGGTGATAACCAACATCAACGTGAACGATCCAAAGGCGAAAGAGGCCTACGAGCGCTTCAAGGCGGAAGCCAAGCCCTACGGTGACAACTTCACATCCTACTACGACGCGGTTGAGCTTCTCCAGAACCAGTCCTACGACATAGCCCTCAACCTGACGAAGCAGACTGCCAACCTTACAGGAATTCTCTATATCTCAGCGCTGAACGCGAGCGACGCCTTCGGAGAAGTCCTTTCTCAGATGGAGCTCCTATCACAGTCAATCAACATGACGAGGGAGAGCCTCCCTGAACTTGCCGGTGCATACCTTGAGCTGAGGCAGAACCTCACGCTCCTCTACAACCAGATGATGAGTCTCAAGGTCCTCATCAACTCCACTGACATGGCATACGTTGAGCTCAGCAGGAACCTCATAAACGCTAGCCAGCAGGAACTCGAAAAGGTGCTCATTGAGGAGATCTCAGAGAGTGTTCCGGAGGAAGAGAAAGCCCTCGTCCCCGTCATTGTGAAAACCGTAATGGCTTACGACACGAACGCCACAGGAGTTCTTGCAAAGGATCCAGTCCTGCTCAAGAAGGTTACGATTGGGCTGATGGAGAATGTTTTGGAAGAACAGGGCCTTTCTCTCGACGAGAAGACGCTTGAGGCCATCTACGAGAGTGGCGGAAACGTCGATGACATAGCAAAGGCCCTCTTGATTCAGGGCACCATCGAGAAGCTTGCCGGAATGCCCAACGCCAACGAGACTGCTAAGAAGCTTGTAGAAGTCGCGACGGCCGATCCAGAGGGGATACTAAGTGGTGAGAAGCTTGAGAACGCCACCCTGAGCGTCGTCGTCTCCCTCGCTGGAAACGTTGAAGGGATAGACGTCGAGGACGTGGCAAAGAGGATCTACGAGGGCGAGAGCCCGAGAAAGATCGCCGAGGAGCTCTTCATTGACGAAATCAACTGGAAGCTGGAGGACATTGACGCACCCGAGATCGTGAAGTGGGCCATGAAGGACACCCTAACGGCCGTTATTAAGGAGTATCCGCTGAGCGAGGAGGAGCTTGAGGCGTTAGTTAAGGAGAAGGTTAAGGCCCTGATCGGGGAGTACATAAACGAGAACTCGCAGGGCCTTGAGCTTCACATTGACACGGACGAGCTCGTGAACCTCGCCTTCAAGTTCAAGGACGACCCCAATGCCATAACAAGGGATGACGTTACGCCCATTGAGGAGTACATCTACCCGACGATCTACGATAAGGCGAAGAACTACATCGAGATGCTCAAGAGCCCAGACAACACGACGATGCTCATCCTCTTCGTCCCACAGGGTCTCAAGGGAGTATCTGACCTCGAGAAGAGTTCAAAGGTTCAGTACGAGAACTCCCTGAAGGCCAAAGAAGTCGCGCTTAAGGAGTTTGGAAAGGCCTTCCCACAGGTCGAGGCCTACGTCAGCGGCACGCCGGTTCAGACCTATGAGACCATCAAGTACGGCAAGGAGGACAACGACAAGACGACGAAGTTCAGCATCATCGGGGCGCTGATAGTGCTCTTCGTCATCATGGGCGCGGCACTGCTCGCAACACTCCTGCCGTTTACAGGTGTCGCAACCGCCACCCTCACTGCCCTCGGAATACTCTACCTCCTCGCCAAGGGCGATATCCTTGACGTCGGTAGCTGGGCCCAGATGCTCACCGTCACCACCGCCCTCGGACTGGGAATAGACTACTCAACCTACTACCTCCACAGGTTCAGGGAGTACCTAGCTGAAGGCTACGACCACAACACTGCGGCAAGCGAGGCCTTGAAGCGCGCCAAGGACGCTGTGCTTGCCTCGGCCTCGACAGACATAATAGCCTTCGCCTCCTTCGTGCTCGCCTACGAGTTCCCGATATTCAAGACAATGGGCATAATAGCCCCAATAGCCGTCATAACGGTGCTCCTGGCGTCTCTGACACTCATACCAGCAATAACTGTCCTGATAGGCAACAAGCCGATATTCTG harbors:
- a CDS encoding Xaa-Pro peptidase family protein encodes the protein MRLDKLVSLMDKQGFNGALVSPGSNLYYLTGLHIHEAGERLTVLAVNSDGEYHLLAPSLYENVIEDFPVTFWRDGENPYEKLGGILGELDIASGRLLVENTMRADWLIGIEKLLRDYDLHPLSSLMRELRMRKDREEIRLMEKAAQVVDDVFEEILAMDLIGMSERELALKIELMIRERSDGISFEPIVASGENGANPHHAPSERKLKKGDLVILDYGARWKGYCSDITRTIALGKPDEKLLEIYEVVKNAQESAFQTVREGITAREVDRAAREYIAKAGYGKYFTHRTGHGLGLDVHEEPYIGPDGEVVLENGMIFTIEPGIYLPGLGGVRIEDDVVVENGRGERLTKAERDLVQL
- a CDS encoding helix-turn-helix transcriptional regulator, with translation MVETTDNVEKRIIKGLFTVPLKNIILVIVGLKGETHGYELLKELEKFTVGLWKPSHSNLYTLLNKMVEEGLLEPKEEYRGKVRRVKYRLTERGWEYLKTSNDLALRTLYTAVDYHERLKKKLEAAGHERKMKRETVMEYLDLLKKIRNILDEEIKRIEEELEGDQ
- a CDS encoding MMPL family transporter, which codes for MAMAWNEWIVKHAKLVVALWIVIIILAAPLAAKLTDVTNYSTDQFLPNDVESVKVQDMLSQDFPSFSQSDNQTYMVITNINVNDPKAKEAYERFKAEAKPYGDNFTSYYDAVELLQNQSYDIALNLTKQTANLTGILYISALNASDAFGEVLSQMELLSQSINMTRESLPELAGAYLELRQNLTLLYNQMMSLKVLINSTDMAYVELSRNLINASQQELEKVLIEEISESVPEEEKALVPVIVKTVMAYDTNATGVLAKDPVLLKKVTIGLMENVLEEQGLSLDEKTLEAIYESGGNVDDIAKALLIQGTIEKLAGMPNANETAKKLVEVATADPEGILSGEKLENATLSVVVSLAGNVEGIDVEDVAKRIYEGESPRKIAEELFIDEINWKLEDIDAPEIVKWAMKDTLTAVIKEYPLSEEELEALVKEKVKALIGEYINENSQGLELHIDTDELVNLAFKFKDDPNAITRDDVTPIEEYIYPTIYDKAKNYIEMLKSPDNTTMLILFVPQGLKGVSDLEKSSKVQYENSLKAKEVALKEFGKAFPQVEAYVSGTPVQTYETIKYGKEDNDKTTKFSIIGALIVLFVIMGAALLATLLPFTGVATATLTALGILYLLAKGDILDVGSWAQMLTVTTALGLGIDYSTYYLHRFREYLAEGYDHNTAASEALKRAKDAVLASASTDIIAFASFVLAYEFPIFKTMGIIAPIAVITVLLASLTLIPAITVLIGNKPIFWWPRHIKHIEGIDIHEKSRIADWATRHAKVVVLIALLLTVPAAYNFANFHGTHDIKLFIPKDSDTYHFLQLTEEKIGASVASPTYVVIEFDHPVSDSDLATIDSIVKKIEKVEGVKYVYTVTQPYGEPISGVGLDGLKSLGGDRYISKDGKKVLIQVTGKYSATDEHSKDMVKEIRSLLKDEKSSGELKDGLVGGATALALDLSNLINDVFWHRIFPVALLLMFLSLIPTLKGLPAVITTMATIATGVLLSIWLSSWLFERVFGQQIMWFLPMMVFVVLMGVGIDYNSFFLIKARDEFERREPREALVVAAGTMDLLVIGLAAVLAATYGSLMTGATWGVREIGFALAIGVLLTAAMAVYFVGPATMALFGEKAWWPLFKRKKD